CATCCTATACACcagcggtccccaacctttttggctcCAGGGACCCGTTTCACGGCAGCCAATTTTCCTAGGGACCTAGGGGGGTTGTGGATGACGGGCCAGTGGAGGGTGGTGGACGAGTCTGGGGATGGGATATTCATGAagtctgtcctcagcccccttcaTACCACAATGCCCCTTTACAGCACAGTCCCCCATTTATATCAGTGtccacagtccccctttacatcacagttccccctttacattacagtgcagtcCACTTTACATTATTTGTAATGGGAACTGCTCTGTAAAGGGGGCGCTGTAATGAAAAGGggccactgtgatataaaggggactgcactgtaaaaggggcactgtaatgtaaagggggcaccgGTAGTGATGGACTggtcattgggactacagggagtttccggctcagtgggccagcttcagtgacatcagaccgccgccccctccgctcctctgtctctcccttcctgcagaggtcacctcctctccctccccgcagcgctcacctaggggggacagagaagcagggggaggaccagaggagcagggggcaagacagaggagcatgggggaggggacagacagctgactcaacagccatGGCCtgagagtttctcacttctgcctaatcttgtcccaactgattattttccccgggtgaaatactgtctagcttccccactggtactgcctataagagtaccagtaccagccgctctactctaataaagtagaacggctagtggctagtgaaggggaagagtgggcttgggtggccggggaggggggggtgtgggagttgtccggccgccacctgtcaaagtgggccagtctggatgaagtccagggccaaatttttgtcccagtccagccctgggcaccgggatgtaaaggggactgcactgtaaagggggtaCTGTAACATAAAGGGGGCTCAGATGTAAAGGGATACTGTAACagtgcccctttatattacagtgcccccttgacatcacagccccccattacattacagtgcccctgcaGCCTGTCCCCTCCTTTCCACAGTAACATCAATTTCTGCTTCCCCTGCTCAGGACTCCTACCTGCAGAAGCTGTTAACAGTCCATGTGTCCTCTCCCAGCTCCTAAACCCGCCAGCCTATTACTATTTTTATGGTGTTAGGCTTTCGATTTTCTATGTAGTAGATTGTTGTTAGCAAGATACTAAATGGCCAAAGGTTTATGGGCACCTGACCatcatttacatacattttttttccacaagaaaGACCATCAATCACATTTATAGGAGATTTTTGGACAtctcattccaaaaccatggtcattaatatggaattGCACTCCATATTAGGCTCTAAAACTCACcaccagctataacagcttccatGCTTCTAGGAAAGCATTCCACAACATTTTGGTAGTGTGTCTGTGGAAAATTGTGCCCATTTATACAGTCAGATCATTTATGAAGTCAGATGGAGATTTTGGACAAGTAGACTTGGCTAGCAAATGGTCTTCCAATAAATCCCaaaagtgttcagtagggttgaggtcagggctctgtgcaggacactcaagttcctctacatcaaactcatcaaaccatgtctttatggaggggGGTTTGTAGGGTTgaaatcaggactctgtgcagaacacttgagttcctccacaccaaactcatcaaaccatgtctttatggagggtGGTCAGTAGGGTTGAAATCAGGGCTCTGTGTAGGacacaagttcctccacaccgaactcatcaaaccatgtctttatggattgtGGTCAGTAGGGTTAAAATCAGGGCTCTGTGTAGGacacaagttcctccacaccaaactcatcaaaccatgtctttatggagggtggtcagtagggttgaagtcagggctctgtgctggacactcgagttcctccacaccaaactcatcaaaccatgtctttatggagggtAGTCAGTAGGGTTGAAGTCAGGGCTCTGTGTAGGACACGagatcctccacaccaaactgtggGCAGACGCAGAGGGGCTGGGGGAAGAGGTGCAGATGGAGCCCTCTCTCCTGTCCCGTCTGTGTGTGTATTTGGGGGGGATTGTTAGTGCTGGCACTTTGGGCAGTGTAAAAGAGAGTGCAACAggcactctcagcttagacaactacAGCCAGCAATCCTGCTTGTAAGCCATAGCCCAGTCTGAatgatgtgtccgggtttcaggccgTCTGAAACCTGAACGCATGATTCCAAATTCGAACTGTCCTGgtaaatcccggacaggtggcaaccctagtacagACCCACCTTTGGTACAGACACCTCTTCAGTACAGACCCGCCTTAAGTGCAGAccacccccttcagtacagaccacccacttcagtgcagaccccctccagtacagacccGCCTTCAGTGCAGGCcaaccccttcagtacagacccctcttcagtgcagacccccttgagtacagaccaccccttcagtgcagaccccccttcagtacagaccccccttagtacagacccgccttcagtgcagatcccccttcAGTGAAGACCACccacttcagtgcagaccccaatTCAGTTTAGAccacccccttcagtacagaccccctccagtacagacccGCCTTCAGTGCAGGCcaaccccttcagtacagacccctcttcagtgcagacccccttgagtacagaccaccccttcagtgcagaccccccttagtacagacccgccttcagtgcagatcccccttcAGTGAAGACCACccacttcagtgcagaccccaatTTAGTTTAGAccacccccttcagtacagaccctgcttcagtacagacccccttcagtgcaaccACCCCCTTCATTGCAGACCACCCCCTTCAGTGCAAACCACCcctttcagtgcagacccccccccctttggtgcaGAAATCCTTatagtacagaccacccttcaGTGCAGAACCCCCTTCGGTACAGACCCTCCTTCAGTGCAGATAAGTGTCCAAGGCACACAGCAGTCACAGAGCGCTCCCGATGCACACCCGTGGGGACGTGTTGGAGGCACACACATAGCAAGACGTCCAGGGACACCCTCCCAGAACTAGgaagctgcaccaagtctgtaTATCGGTGGAGCTAAACTTACCTTTCCTTCCACAGTCCTTTTCCTCACCTTCAGCGTTTTGGTCTTCAACGGTTTTCATTGGCCGGCGTGGGGTGACATTACTCCTGCGTATGATCAGGAGTCTGTCATCCTGGCACACAGGGACCATGCCGGTGATATAAGCCGAGTGATGTAGTGAATGTTTCTTTTGCAACAAAGAGCCCACCTGCTCACAGTTTGTGACTGCAGaattttagttccactttaaactatTCACTCAATTTGTAATTGGCCAGGTTGGCTCTTGTTAGTGGTTCTAAAGGGGACTGTATGTCGGATTGGGATGTGTGTGATGAGCTTAGGAGGAAGGAAAATTAATTAGCTGGGCTCCTTCCGGGGTGCCCTTAAGGGAACACTATGCATTTTCTGAGCGGATGCAAATTATCCACTGACTGGATGAGGTGGGAAGGTGATGTCACAATCCCCACCTTGTCCAGTTGGAGATTGCTTTACATTCATTGAGAAAACGCAAAGTGAATGGCGCCAGTGCTGAGCAGTCAACCTCACGTATTCAGTAACTAGCAGGGCAGTCGCTTGGCCTGGGATCAGGAAGATCGCAGCCATTGCTGTAGTAGCTGAATCTACTACATTGATTTCCAGCTTTCTCTGGCATCCCAcacattttattctatcttttcatgtgacaacagtgaagaaatgacactttgctacaatgttgtgtagtgagtgtgcagcttgtatcacagtgtacatttgctgtcccctcaaaataactcaacacacagccattaatgtctaaaccgctggcaacaaaagtgagtacacccctaaatgaaaatgtccaaattgggcccaattagctattttccctccccggtgtcatgtgacttgttaggcccctttcagacgtacggtccatttattacaagtccgtttacggacttgtaatggttccctatgggattgcagacgttagcggatgatgcatccgctaacgtccgcaaccatctgcgtccgcaaagatccgcttttgcggacggaagaaaaccctatttttcttccgtccggcggaacggatcggatgaatacggacacgcggtccgtattcatccgattccccataggggagagcggaggagagacagggcggtctctgcacagtgtgcggggaccgccctgtccgccgacaaaTACGGTATTTGCTTTAGAACATGCAGCTCTTTTGTCTTGTTTGTTATAGACATTGCatatcgtacgataatcggatcgttagtacagagctgtCAAGAGCTGATtgggacagttcatccgatattattctatcGGACGTGCACGGATTTTTTTTCCGTagaatgccagatcgtacgatgttcgtttaatcagtacagctgtcgtttgaaaatgcaatacaaatgcattacaacacatgacatcaatcCCGAATTATTATTCTGTCccacgagaattttcgtgactttggtaaactcatcagattcgatgtGAGattaacatgcaaaaaaaaaaaaatggacgatcattcgtctgataatcggatcgtgtgtaccaggcattagttTTAATGTTTAAAGTAACAAACTCCCCCAGTTTAACCACAATAAAACATGTCCCTATTTACCATTTTAGGGAGTTGGGAGGTGCACATGGAGAAATTCAATGACAGTCCTGTATAATGCTGAGATTCCTATAACTTTATTGAACCCTTAAAGAAAACATCTGATATACACATAAACCTGTGCAAGAAGAAAACCATGTGACAAACTAATGTCCATCGGAATCTCTTTATAACCAAATCCAATATTTTAGTTCTTTGGTATGATTACATTAACTTAAGAGCTTCACCCAGCCATTTCCATCTAGATGGAAAGCAGCATGGAGGGGTTcggtgaaggtggtggtgaaggtgtggaggtgtctgATGGGGTCACTCAGCTGGTAGAAGGACAGATGGCCGGCTTCATAATCCAAATACACTCCTACTTTCTGCAACGGAGACTCATGGTTCAAAGACTCAAAGTCAGAGTTGTGCACAGCTGCAAGTTCATTGTCAGACAGGTCTATACACCACGACTTGTTATTTCTTCCAATATCACCATCAGGTCCTCTATCTATGGTGGGATAGCAAACGCCAATATCCCAAACGTCATTGTCACCGATCTCTACCTCCCAGTAATGTCTACCACTGGAAAAACTCTCAATGCTCAAAACCTGGCAATATTCGTAAAATCTCTCTTCTAGATCTAATGTATCCTCTTCTGGATCTGGTGGATCCTCTTCTGGATCAGATACTGATGCCATTTTCAGGTCAGCGGATAAAACCAATGATTCGTGTGCAGTTTTTTCATCCAGTAACACATTTGCCACATGAAATTCATTTTTGGATTTTATGTGGGTGATTAGATCAGTTAGGGATCTGTGCAATGTAAGTGAGATCAGGAAATCATCCAGCTCACAGATCTTAGGTTCCTCCATATCTTGGTGTTCTATTCCTGGTTCTTGTAGGACAGTTATGGGGTCGGTTATGTTACACATCTCCTCAATGTGACGGATCTTCCTGGATAGGGTGTCTTTCTGGGTCTCCAGTTGCTGGATCAGCTCAGAGATCGCCAACGAGACCTTCTCTTCCTGTCTGGAGATCTCATTCAGGGCTCTCTGTTCCTGGACCTCTAGCTGTCTCCTGATATCCTCAAACAGGACAGTGACTCTCTTCTTCTTATTGTCGGATGTTTCCTGTGCTTTTCTCTTGTGGTCCTGTAGACTTTGTACTTTTTCTTCAATTGCTCCTCTCATTGTAGCCACTTTTACACAAACTTTTCTCAgtctctccttcttcttctcagaagcctcttctaaaagaTCTACTTCATGTCCTTTATGTTTCCCCACCAGACAGCAGGACACACATAGACAGATGGCGTCCTCGGAGCAGTAATACTCCAGAAGCTTCTTGTGGATGGAGCATTTTTTACTACTGAAGGATGAAGTCGGTTCCATCAACACATGCTCCACCGTCTTGTTGTGGGCTGCCAGGTGTTTCTCACACATAGAAATCTCACACTGTAGACAAGTCTTGATAGCTGCCACCCTAAAATGCACACAATATGTACAGAAGACCTCACTGTTCTCCTGTTCCATAGATCGGGAGTCTTCCACAGTGTTACTCAGCTTAACCTTCTTCTCAGGCACAGGACACTCCACATACTCCTCTCTGCACCCCGGACAGGGGAAAACTCCAGATCCCTTCTGTGTATCCAGAGCAGTCGCAAAACAGTCCCAGCAGAACCTGTGCCCACATCTCAGTGTCGCCAGTTCCATATGAGGGTTCAGGCAGATGGAGCAGCTCAGCTCATCTCCAAGTGCAGCAGACGCCATCCTgagaacagcaaaaaaaaaacaaagaaaccgAAAATCAGTTTGTATACGAAGAAGAGTCTTAAAATGAAAAGTTATAAACTATGTCCAGTAGAGGAGAGAATAAATGCAAAGCTATCTACTCAAAACAAATTCAATAAGTGTGATGATAATGAGGAATGATGGGAGAGAAGTGCAGAGTACTGTGCAATACCTATTTTCCCATAAAATTggtgaattgtaaaaaaaaaaggtcagataaaaataaaatctcaagTCTGTGGTAGAGAGACATTTACACCAAACACAGATCAACAGGAATAGAAAGCTGAGACTTCATAAAACATACTTAGtccagagtctgcaaaagactcatACTGAGGCCCTGTCCTAAACGACCCTGTTGTAAATTGTCTGGCATGCAACTAcgcaatagggatgagctgaggTGTGTTCAGACACAAGTCCGAACCTGTCTGAGCGGTCACTGCAGACAGCCAATCATAGATGGGCAGGGTACTATCCGCCATTGAACATATATAAGATACCTgtatggccgcgtacacacgatcagtcaaaaccgatgaaaatggactgaaggtccgtttcatcggtccaaaccgatcgtgtgtgggccccatcggtcagttatccttcggtcaaaaaaatagaacttgctttaaaatttgaccgatggacgcctgaccgatgggtcaaaaccgattgttagtatgcaaaggcatcggtcaaaaggctcagaatcaagtcgacgcatgcttggaagcattgaacttcgtttttttcagcacgtcgtgtgttttacgtcaccgcgttctgacacgatcagttttttaactgatgtgtgtaggcacatcagaccatcagtcagcttcatcggttaaccgatgaaccggttcttcagtccgttttcatctgttttgaccgatcgtgtgtacgcggcctatgtgtgtgactgtaatgccgcgtacacacgaccgtttttcgggatgtaaaaaatttaaaaaaaaatttatgtcattaaaaacgatcgtgtgaaggctccagagcatttttaacgacgtaaaaaatgggcatgaaaaatttagaacatgccctcaattttcacgtcgtttttaacgtcgtaaaaaatggtcgtgtgtgggctctaacgacgtgaaaaaaaaacaagcatgctcagaagcaagttatgagatgggagcgctcattcttgtaaaactagcgttcgtaatggaggtagcacattcgtcacgctgtaacagactgaaaagcacgaagactgaaaagcgcgaatcgtctctcaccaaacttttactaacaggaaatcagcaaaagcagccccaagggtggcgccatccgaacggaacttcccctttatagtgccgtcgtacgtgttgca
The Rana temporaria chromosome 6, aRanTem1.1, whole genome shotgun sequence DNA segment above includes these coding regions:
- the LOC120943101 gene encoding E3 ubiquitin/ISG15 ligase TRIM25-like; translated protein: MASAALGDELSCSICLNPHMELATLRCGHRFCWDCFATALDTQKGSGVFPCPGCREEYVECPVPEKKVKLSNTVEDSRSMEQENSEVFCTYCVHFRVAAIKTCLQCEISMCEKHLAAHNKTVEHVLMEPTSSFSSKKCSIHKKLLEYYCSEDAICLCVSCCLVGKHKGHEVDLLEEASEKKKERLRKVCVKVATMRGAIEEKVQSLQDHKRKAQETSDNKKKRVTVLFEDIRRQLEVQEQRALNEISRQEEKVSLAISELIQQLETQKDTLSRKIRHIEEMCNITDPITVLQEPGIEHQDMEEPKICELDDFLISLTLHRSLTDLITHIKSKNEFHVANVLLDEKTAHESLVLSADLKMASVSDPEEDPPDPEEDTLDLEERFYEYCQVLSIESFSSGRHYWEVEIGDNDVWDIGVCYPTIDRGPDGDIGRNNKSWCIDLSDNELAAVHNSDFESLNHESPLQKVGVYLDYEAGHLSFYQLSDPIRHLHTFTTTFTEPLHAAFHLDGNGWVKLLS